The Candidatus Eisenbacteria bacterium genome includes the window GCTTCGTCGGCGCCGACCAGCCGGGCGATGCGCAGCGCCTCTTCCGCGCCGCGCACCATCTCCTCCGTCCGGTCGTTCCCCTCCGCGTCGATGACCCGGGCCCGTCCGTCCAACACGTCGGCGCCGTCGCCGCCGACGATCTCCAACGGCACGCGCGGCGTCGGCAGACCGCCGAGCTGCTCCGGGCAGAGAGGAATGGCGCCCCCGCCGGCGACCAGGCGCTCGTACTCCTCGCGGCCCTTCGAAAGACCGTCGTAACGGCACCGGACACCGGCGAGACAGGCGCTGACGATCTTCATCCCCGATCCCCCTTCCCGCGCCGGAGTGTGCCAAAGGAGTGTGAAGCTGTCAAGGACACGACCGAGTCAAAATCCGGTCCTCCAGCCTGTTGCGACCGCTCTCTGCGACGGGACCTGAAGCGCCGGCCCCCTCTCCGACTACAAGGAAGATACAAAAACGCGTCCCGATCGACGGTGGGAAAAGATCGATGCGGAAAGGAAAACGGAAAGATCAGTCCAGGTAGAGATCGGTGCGGATCACATAACGGAGCGGGTCGACCTTGCGGCCGTCGACGATCACTTCATAGT containing:
- a CDS encoding DUF523 domain-containing protein → MKIVSACLAGVRCRYDGLSKGREEYERLVAGGGAIPLCPEQLGGLPTPRVPLEIVGGDGADVLDGRARVIDAEGNDRTEEMVRGAEEALRIARLVGADEAILKERSPSCGVLSIVRSGAAIRGAGVAAALLIRSGIPVRSDEEGSP